In the Vitis vinifera cultivar Pinot Noir 40024 chromosome 2, ASM3070453v1 genome, one interval contains:
- the LOC100256382 gene encoding protein WHAT'S THIS FACTOR 1 homolog, chloroplastic has protein sequence MKSLCTMFLGLHQSLESCHSKNGVFALMGRNSVQRLGSVWVQIMHISSGGRRPKKKIYHRVHELDRVMDLKKKPCLILQLKSIIQSQKHQSLLLRDLEKQVGFVHKWNFMAVIEKYPSIFRVNGGNRTPPSVELTEKAKRIADEETEARKQMEPILVENLRKLLMMSVDCRVPLENIEFIESELGLPQDFKETLIPKYPEFFSVKDFNGRAYLQLENWDSSLAVTAREKRFARERVLDSVGHARKARVSKDGNFSGPYAFLMSYPAGFRPNMSYLEEVQRWQKMEFPSPYLNARRFEAADPKARKRVVAVLHELLSLTMEKRMTSAQLDAFHSEFLLPARLLLCLIKHHGIFYITNKGARSTVFLKEAYDGSNLIEKSPLLGFNNKFVALSGRRESTLCNGISSSHIVT, from the coding sequence ATGAAGTCTCTCTGCACCATGTTCTTGGGATTACATCAATCTCTTGAATCATGTCATAGTAAAAATGGTGTTTTTGCATTGATGGGGAGAAACTCAGTTCAGAGATTGGGTTCGGTGTGGGTGCAGATCATGCATATATCAAGTGGAGGAAGAAGACCCAAGAAGAAAATCTACCACAGAGTCCATGAACTTGATAGAGTGATGGACTTGAAGAAGAAGCCATGCTTGATTCTGCAGCTCAAGTCCATCATCCAGAGCCAAAAGCACCAGTCTCTGCTTCTGAGGGACCTCGAAAAACAAGTGGGTTTTGTTCATAAATGGAATTTCATGGCTGTCATTGAGAAGTATCCTTCAATATTCCGTGTCAATGGAGGTAATAGAACGCCCCCTTCTGTTGAGCTCACTGAAAAGGCCAAAAGGATTGCTGATGAAGAAACTGAAGCTAGAAAGCAAATGGAGCCCATTTTGGTTGAGAATCTTAGGAAGCTTTTGATGATGTCTGTTGATTGCCGTGTGCCGcttgaaaatattgaatttatcGAATCTGAACTGGGTTTGCCTCAAGATTTCAAGGAGACGTTGATTCCAAAGTACCCGGAATTTTTTTCAGTGAAGGATTTCAATGGGAGGGCCTATCTTCAATTGGAAAATTGGGATTCTTCGCTGGCAGTCACTGCCCGCGAGAAAAGGTTTGCACGTGAAAGAGTTCTAGACTCTGTTGGGCATGCCAGAAAGGCTAGAGTCTCGAAGGATGGTAACTTCTCTGGTCCGTATGCCTTTCTCATGAGTTATCCTGCCGGGTTTAGACCAAACATGAGTTATCTGGAAGAAGTCCAAAGGTGGCAGAAAATGGAGTTCCCTTCTCCATACTTGAATGCGAGGAGATTTGAAGCTGCAGATCCAAAAGCTCGGAAACGAGTTGTGGCAGTGCTTCATGAGCTCCTCAGTTTGACTATGGAGAAGAGGATGACATCTGCACAATTGGATGCATTTCATTCTGAGTTTCTGTTGCCCGCTAGATTGCTGCTTTGTTTGATTAAGCATCATGGTATCTTTTATATCACAAACAAAGGTGCAAGGAGTACCGTATTTCTTAAAGAAGCTTATGATGGATCAAATTTGATAGAAAAATCTCCTCTGCTCggatttaataataaatttgtagcACTTAGTGGTAGGAGAGAGAGCACATTGTGCAATGGAATTTCTTCATCTCATATTGTTACATAA